In Zingiber officinale cultivar Zhangliang chromosome 3B, Zo_v1.1, whole genome shotgun sequence, a single window of DNA contains:
- the LOC121967102 gene encoding pentatricopeptide repeat-containing protein At4g39952, mitochondrial-like gives MPFVSRLRRFCGDLDLHLLLSGHTPDFLSLRRHHALLIASGQSSNPFFAAKIIALYASFRRPDLAHRVFAAAAPSNPRDTFLWNSAIKSHFGAGDFCLAFSLFCGMRSSGAPPNEFTIPMVVSTAAELELLRLGSCIHGTATKFGLLPENSVGVGSSLVYMYTKCGDVAPALRVFDEMTVTDVVAWTSLIVGCLRNGEAEMSLLCLKEMHRVSGLPNSRTMEAGLQACGSLVALKEGKCLHGLLLKFGMEHFHSVKSSLLSMYSKCECLDETARVFQAMPERDVISWTAMIVVHMRKGQILECMHMFSEMRDSGVDADGVLLSCILLGFSDAGKVCQGKGFHGMVLRRNYELSMLVINALISMYCKFGLLYLARKVFDAVDNRDAESWNLMVISYGKAGLDIECLDLFRQMQFQGLISDLNSFASAISSCSHLMALRLGQSIHCYTMKVSLDECKSICNTLVGMYGQCRAFHLAQRIFEKTSKDAVTWNALIASYAHHGYSHNALSLFYQMLLSDVKPSLTTLIIVLSACSCVGALNLGKWIHNYAKEMELEHDVSLNTALVDMYAKCGQLEISRGIFDSMPERDIVAWNAMLSGYGIHGHAKEAIMLFGEMEKIGIRPNETTFLAILSACSHAGFVDEGKEFFDKMNMYSISPMLKHYACMVDLLGRSGYLYDAEDMVLKMPIKPDGAIWGTLLGACKIHNNVALGERVAKEAFDSEPENDGYYILMSNMYSGDGKWKEVESLRGMMKDNRMKKTVGWSAV, from the coding sequence ATGCCCTTCGTTTCCAGGCTCCGCCGCTTCTGCGGCGACCTCGATCTCCACCTCCTCCTCTCCGGCCACACCCCCGACTTCCTCTCCCTCCGCCGCCACCACGCCCTCCTCATCGCCTCCGGCCAGTCCTCCAACCCCTTCTTCGCCGCCAAGATTATCGCCCTCTACGCTTCCTTCCGCCGCCCCGACCTCGCCCACCGCGTCTTCGCCGCCGCAGCCCCTTCCAACCCCCGCGACACCTTCCTTTGGAACTCCGCCATCAAGTCCCATTTCGGGGCCGGTGACTTCTGCCTCGCGTTCTCCCTGTTCTGCGGCATGCGCTCTTCCGGCGCTCCCCCCAACGAGTTCACCATCCCCATGGTAGTTTCCACCGCAGCTGAGCTCGAATTGCTCCGTCTCGGGTCTTGCATCCACGGGACCGCCACAAAGTTCGGACTTTTGCCGGAGAATTCAGTAGGCGTGGGATCCTCTTTGGTCTACATGTACACCAAGTGCGGAGATGTTGCTCCTGCCCTTCGGGTCTTTGACGAAATGACCGTGACAGATGTAGTTGCATGGACGtcactaattgttggttgcttaAGGAACGGGGAGGCTGAGATGTCTTTGTTGTGTTTAAAGGAAATGCACCGAGTCAGTGGACTGCCCAATTCTCGAACTATGGAAGCAGGTTTGCAAGCTTGCGGAAGCTTGGTGGCCCTGAAGGAAGGGAAATGCCTCCATGGATTGCTTCTGAAATTTGGAATGGAGCATTTTCATTCTGTGAAATCATCACTTCTCTCAATGTACTCAAAATGTGAATGCTTGGATGAGACTGCTCGAGTTTTTCAAGCAATGCCAGAGAGGGATGTAATCTCATGGACTGCAATGATAGTCGTTCATATGAGAAAAGGGCAAATTCTTGAGTGTATGCACATGTTTAGCGAGATGCGAGATTCAGGAGTAGATGCTGATGGGGTTTTACTAAGCTGTATATTATTGGGATTCAGCGACGCAGGTAAAGTTTGTCAAGGTAAGGGATTTCATGGCATGGTGTTGAGGAGAAATTATGAACTGAGCATGTTAGTTATTAATGCTTTAATATCAATGTACTGCAAGTTTGGACTGTTGTATCTTGCAAGAAAGGTTTTTGATGCAGTGGACAATAGAGATGCAGAATCATGGAATTTAATGGTTATCAGTTATGGTAAGGCGGGGCTGGACATTGAGTGCTTAGATCTTTTCAGACAGATGCAGTTTCAAGGATTGATTTCTGATCTCAACAGCTTTGCTTCAGCAATCTCCTCCTGTTCTCATTTAATGGCATTGCGATTAGGCCAGTCCATCCATTGCTACACCATGAAAGTATCACTTGACGAATGCAAATCTATTTGTAACACATTGGTGGGAATGTATGGACAATGTCGAGCATTTCATCTTGCTCAGAGGATCTTTGAGAAGACCAGTAAAGATGCTGTCACCTGGAATGCTTTAATAGCTTCTTATGCACATCATGGTTATTCACATAATGCTTTGTCACTCTTCTATCAGATGCTTCTAAGCGATGTGAAACCTAGTTTGACTACCTTGATAATTGTGCTATCTGCTTGCTCGTGTGTGGGGGCTCTAAACCTCGGAAAGTGGATACACAACTATGCAAAAGAAATGGAATTAGAGCACGATGTTTCTCTGAATACAGCACTGGTTGATATGTATGCTAAATGTGGGCAGCTTGAAATATCAAGAGGTATCTTTGATTCTATGCCTGAAAGAGACATCGTTGCTTGGAATGCCATGCTTTCAGGATACGGGATCCATGGACATGCAAAGGAAGCAATAATGTTGTTCGGAGAAATGGAGAAAATCGGTATCAGGCCGAACGAAACCACATTTCTTGCAATTCTGTCTGCTTGCAGTCATGCAGGATTTGTTGATGAGGGAAAAGAATTCTTCGATAAAATGAACATGTATTCTATTTCACCTATGCTGAAGCACTATGCTTGTATGGTGGATCTGCTAGGTAGATCAGGTTATCTGTATGATGCTGAAGATATGGTACTTAAGATGCCAATTAAGCCAGATGGTGCGATTTGGGGAACTCTGCTAGGTGCTTGCAAAATTCATAACAATGTAGCATTGGGAGAGCGGGTTGCGAAGGAAGCTTTTGACTCAGAACCTGAAAATGATGGTTATTATATTCTCATGTCCAATATGTATAGTGGTGATGGTAAATGGAAGGAGGTTGAAAGCTTGCGGGGTATGATGAAGGATAACAGGATGAAGAAAACTGTGGGATGGAGTGCTGTATAG
- the LOC121967103 gene encoding uncharacterized protein LOC121967103: MGGGRKRGRTQRRHFKQGRENVWKYGNKEARPDDPSAADKPNPTWQPFATQNANFDEYYKEQHIVPEDEWEDFISMLRKPLPAAFRINSSGQFCKDILLQLENDFITSLKHEVNDECEVEAIRSLPWYPDNLAWHLNFSRMQLRKSQTLERFHEFLKQENEVGNITRQEAVSMVPPLFLDVHPDHYVLDMCAAPGSKTFQLLEMIHHSIEPGLLPNGLVIANDVDVQRCNLLIHQTKRMSTANLVVTNHEAQYFPTYPCVKDYKETLKGEKELMKGSLQFDRILCDVPCSGDGTLRKAPDIWRKWNAGMGNGLHRLQVEIAMRGVALLKVGGRMVYSTCSMNPVENEAVVAEVLRRSANSIKLLDVSGELSELVRRPGLKTWKLKDRGLWLASHKDVPQYRRGVIVPSMFPSGKSHDEILKYDGQENAEILGSNSFAENVNKGVNHSESVCVQHQALCKNLVDNAPLTESCTIESKIEEVSSESVSIEKHHSYFREVSEFPLENCMRILPHDQNTGAFFIAVFEKLSPLMVAPIKPARQSAVSGDASPDDGENLVVECNDKIDLSSSSQDGLINNASLATIDVDTKVEKSPAVSDNDAVSIHTRGTNLNEARVTNEEERLPSETKAAKGKLQTEGKWRGVDPVVFFKNHAIINSIRSYYGISDSFPLDDHLVTRNTDPNHIKRIYYISKSVNNILQLNIQSGERLKITSLGLKIFERQKSSDKSYPCSFRLSSEGLPLLLPYIKRQILYAPLADFQLLLKHRTVKFTDFVDASFSERASSLMPGCCVLCLNEGDEPRGDEVVVDSSTIAIICWKGKTNLSILLSPSDGQELLERVALRFGIQSGISSQTKEDGKDEIDELENSSPGSMNGSDVADEEVALMEM, translated from the exons ATGGGCGGCGGGCGGAAGCGCGGCCGCACGCAGCGGCGGCACTTCAAGCAGGGCCGGGAGAACGTCTGGAAGTACGGAAACAAGGAGGCCCGCCCCGATGACCCCTCGGCAGCCGACAAGCCCAACCCCACGTGGCAGCCTTTTGCTACCCAGAACGCCAACTTCGACGAGTATTACAAG GAGCAACATATTGTGCCTGAAGATGAGTGGGAAGACTTCATTTCTATGCTCAGAAAGCCACTTCCAGCTGCATTTAGAATAAATTCGAG TGGCCAGTTTTGTAAGGACATTCTGTTGCAACTGGAAAATGACTTCATAACATCCCTGAAACATGAG GTCAATGACGAATGTGAAGTCGAAGCTATTAGATCTTTGCCTTGGTATCCAGACAACCTTGCTTGGCACCTGAATTTTTCAAGAATGCAACTTAGGAAAAGCCAAACTCTTGAGAG ATTCCATGAGTTTTTAAAGCAGGAGAATGAAGTTGGAAATATAACAAGGCAGGAAGCTGTTAGCATG GTGCCTCCATTGTTCTTAGATGTGCATCCAGATCACTATGTACTTGACA TGTGTGCAGCTCCAGGGTCTAAAACTTTTCAGTTGCTTGAAATGATACACCACTCAATTGAACCTGGACTACTACCAAATGGGCTG GTAATAGCAAATGATGTTGATGTTCAAAGATGCAATCTTCTTATCCATCAGACAAAACGGATGAGTACTGCCAACTTAGTAGTAACTAACCATGAAGCACAATACTTCCCTACTTATCCTTGTGTGAAGGATTACAAGGAAACTTTAAAAGGTGAAAAAGAACTTATGAAAGGTAGTTTGCAGTTTGATCGGATTTTGTGTGATGTTCCTTGTAGTGGTGATGGCACTCTCAGGAAAGCTCCTGACATCTGGAGGAAATG GAATGCAGGCATGGGTAATGGTCTTCATCGTCTTCAAGTTGAGATCGCGATGCGCG GTGTAGCATTGCTTAAAGTGGGTGGAAGGATGGTTTATTCTACCTGCTCAATGAATCCAGTTGAAAATGAGGCTGTTGTAGCAGAG GTTCTTCGAAGAAGTGCTAATTCAATTAAGCTTCTTGATGTCTCTGGTGAACTATCTGAGTTGGTCCGCCGTCCTGGCCTTAAAACATGGAAG TTAAAAGATAGAGGCCTTTGGTTGGCCTCTCATAAAGATGTACCCCAGTACAGGAGGGGTGTGATTGTACCAAGTATGTTTCCTTCTGGAAAAAGTCACGATGAGATCCTTAAATATGATGGCCAAGAGAATGCCGAGATTCTTGGAAGTAACTCATTTGCAGAAAATGTTAACAAGGGAGTGAATCATTCAGAAAGTGTGTGTGTACAGCACCAAGCATTGTGTAAGAATTTGGTAGACAATGCACCACTGACTGAATCTTGCACTATCGAAAGTAAAATAGAGGAAGTTTCCAGTGAAAGTGTATCCATAGAAAAACATCATAGCTATTTTAGAGAAGTTTCTGAATTTCCCCTTGAAAACTGTATGAGAATACTTCCTCATGACCAAAATACTGGAGCTTTTTTCATTGCTGTTTTTGAGAAGCTTTCTCCATTAATGG TCGCTCCAATTAAGCCTGCAAGACAATCAGCTGTAAGTGGAGATGCCTCACCAGATGATGGTGAAAATCTCGTGGTTGAATGTAATGACAAAATAGACTTATCTAGTAGTTCTCAAGATGGGCTAATTAATAATGCTTCTTTAGCAACTATTGATGTGGATACAAAAGTCGAGAAATCACCAGCAGTATCAGACAATGATGCAGTATCAATTCATACCAGGGGTACCAACTTGAATGAGGCAAGAGTAACTAATGAAGAGGAGAGGCTTCCATCTGAAACTAAGGCAGCAAAGGGCAAGTTGCAAACTGAAGGCAAATGGAGAGGAGTTGATCCTGTTGTATTCTTCAAAAATCATGCAATTATAAATAGTATACGATCATACTATGGTATCTCAGATTCATTTCCACTAGACGACCACCTTGTTACTCGGAATACTGATCCTAATCATATCAAGAGAATTTACTATATATCAAAGTCAGTTAATAATATTCTACAGCTAAATATCCAATCTGGAGAAAGGCTCAAGATAACATCTCTCGGCCTTAAGATTTTT GAACGACAAAAGTCAAGTGACAAATCATATCCTTGTTCTTTCCGGTTATCATCAGAAGGACTACCTCTGCTTCTTCCATATATAAAAAGACAGATCTTATATGCGCCTTTAGCCGACTTCCAGCTTCTTCTAAAGCATAGGACAGTAAAATTTACAGATTTCGTCGATGCTAGTTTTTCTGAGAGGGCTTCAAGTTTGATGCCAGGTTGCTGCGTCTTGTGTCTCAACGAAG GCGACGAACCTAGAGGTGACGAAGTCGTGGTAGATTCCTCAACGATTGCTATAATTTGCTGGAAAGGCAAGACAAATCTTAGCATCTTGCTATCTCCGTCAGATGGTCAGGAGCTGCTTGAAAGGGTTGCTCTGCGTTTTGGCATTCAGAGCGGCATTTCTTCTCAAACAAAGGAGGATGGTAAAGATGAAATTGATGAGTTAGAGAACTCGAGCCCAGGTAGTATGAACGGTTCTGATGTGGCCGACGAGGAAGTAGCTTTGATGGAGATGTAG